In Pseudomonas fluorescens, the following are encoded in one genomic region:
- the pqqE gene encoding pyrroloquinoline quinone biosynthesis protein PqqE: MRNSGSSETLPGPPLWLLAELTYRCPLQCPYCSNPLDFARHGEELSTQEWIRVFREARDMGAAQLGFSGGEPLVRQDLAELIKAARDMGYYTNLITSGIGLTEQKVRDFKVAGLDHIQISFQAADEAVNNMLAGSRKAFAQKLAMARAVKAQGYPMVLNFVTHRHNIDRIAQIIELCLELEADFVELATCQFYGWAELNRVGLLPTREQLQRAERITNEYRERLEAQSHPCKLIFVTPDYYEERPKTCMNGWANLFLDITPDGTALPCHSARQLPVQFPNVREHSLSHIWNDSFGFNRFRGDDWMKEPCRSCDEKHKDLGGCRCQAFMLMGDASNADPVCSKSPHHGVILKAREEAEAPGLGIEHLTLRNAKASQLIYRG; encoded by the coding sequence ATGCGCAATTCTGGATCGAGTGAGACGCTGCCGGGGCCGCCCTTGTGGCTGCTCGCCGAGCTGACCTACCGCTGTCCGCTGCAATGCCCCTATTGCTCCAATCCGTTGGATTTTGCCCGGCACGGCGAGGAACTGAGCACGCAAGAATGGATTCGCGTATTCCGCGAAGCGCGGGACATGGGCGCCGCGCAATTGGGCTTTTCCGGCGGCGAGCCTTTGGTTCGCCAGGACCTCGCCGAACTGATCAAGGCCGCCCGGGACATGGGCTACTACACCAACCTGATCACCTCCGGCATCGGCCTGACCGAGCAGAAGGTGCGCGACTTCAAGGTGGCCGGACTGGACCATATCCAGATCAGCTTCCAGGCCGCCGACGAGGCGGTGAACAACATGCTCGCCGGCTCGCGCAAGGCCTTTGCCCAGAAACTCGCCATGGCCCGTGCGGTGAAAGCCCAGGGCTATCCGATGGTGCTGAACTTCGTCACCCATCGGCACAACATCGACCGGATCGCGCAGATCATCGAGCTGTGCCTGGAGCTGGAAGCGGACTTCGTCGAATTGGCCACCTGCCAGTTCTATGGCTGGGCCGAACTGAATCGCGTCGGCCTGTTGCCCACCCGCGAGCAATTGCAGCGTGCCGAGCGCATTACTAATGAATACCGCGAACGCCTTGAAGCCCAGAGCCACCCGTGCAAGCTGATCTTCGTCACCCCGGACTACTACGAGGAACGCCCCAAGACCTGCATGAACGGCTGGGCCAACCTGTTTCTCGACATCACCCCCGACGGCACGGCCTTGCCTTGCCACAGCGCCCGGCAGTTGCCGGTGCAGTTTCCCAACGTGCGCGAGCACAGCCTCTCGCACATCTGGAACGACTCGTTCGGCTTCAATCGTTTTCGCGGCGATGACTGGATGAAGGAGCCGTGCCGCTCCTGCGATGAAAAGCACAAGGACCTGGGCGGGTGCCGCTGCCAGGCGTTCATGCTGATGGGCGATGCCAGCAATGCCGACCCGGTGTGCAGCAAGTCGCCGCACCACGGGGTGATCCTCAAGGCTCGCGAGGAAGCGGAGGCGCCGGGGTTGGGGATCGAACACCTGACGTTGCGCAATGCGAAGGCTTCGCAGCTGATCTACCGCGGATAA
- a CDS encoding NahK/ErcS family hybrid sensor histidine kinase/response regulator, whose amino-acid sequence MAKPSDEQQRALAGLLGLGSHSARKSHYPELAARLDDLEAERNRYKWLFENAVHGIFQASLHDGMRAANPALARMLGYQDPQEVLFSLTDLASTLFVDGAQELETIGEILRHQRNLHGYETRLRRKDGSHVDVLMNLLLKPGQEGLVEGFVSDITERKLAQRRLQQLNDELEQRVVARTDELLEANRNLQQQITQRKQIAKALRDARDAAEAANHSKDKYLAAASHDLLQPLNAARLLISTLRERKLPEAEQVLVERTHQALEGAEDLLTDLLDISRLDQAAVKPDVASYRLDELLGPLVSEFQSVAQAAGLNLRVRMADCAISTDLRLMTRILRNFLSNACRYTDEGSILLAARRRGEMLRLEVWDTGRGIAADRLDSIFLEFNQLDVGRAADRKGVGLGLAIVERIAKILGYRIGVYSLPGRGSMFSIEVPISDEVPLPVSQAVPQPGTGNPLPGRRLLVIDNEVSILDSMSALLGQWGCDVLVATDEEAALAALRGQAPELILADYHLDHGVVGCDVVRHLREHFHQDIPAVIITADRTDHCRRALQRLNAPLLNKPVKPGKLRAVLSQLLGASA is encoded by the coding sequence ATGGCGAAGCCCTCTGACGAGCAGCAACGGGCCCTGGCCGGGCTGCTGGGGCTGGGCAGCCATTCGGCGCGCAAGAGTCATTACCCGGAGCTGGCTGCGCGCCTGGATGATCTGGAAGCCGAGCGTAACCGCTACAAGTGGCTGTTCGAAAACGCGGTGCACGGGATCTTCCAGGCCAGCCTGCACGACGGCATGCGCGCCGCCAATCCGGCGCTGGCACGCATGCTGGGCTACCAGGACCCGCAGGAGGTGCTGTTCTCCCTGACCGACCTGGCCAGCACCCTGTTCGTCGACGGCGCGCAGGAGCTGGAAACCATCGGCGAAATCCTCCGGCACCAGCGCAACTTGCACGGCTATGAAACCCGCTTGCGGCGCAAGGACGGCAGTCATGTGGATGTATTGATGAACCTGCTGCTCAAGCCCGGCCAGGAAGGGCTGGTGGAAGGCTTCGTCTCCGATATCACCGAGCGCAAGCTGGCCCAGCGACGTCTGCAGCAACTCAATGACGAACTGGAGCAGCGCGTCGTCGCACGCACCGATGAGTTGCTCGAAGCCAACCGTAACCTTCAGCAGCAGATCACCCAGCGTAAACAGATCGCCAAGGCCTTGCGCGACGCCCGCGATGCCGCCGAGGCCGCCAATCACAGCAAGGACAAATACCTCGCCGCCGCCAGCCACGACCTGCTGCAACCGCTGAACGCCGCGCGGTTGCTGATTTCGACCTTGCGCGAACGCAAGTTGCCGGAAGCCGAACAGGTGCTGGTGGAGCGCACTCACCAGGCGCTGGAAGGGGCCGAAGACCTGCTGACGGATCTGCTCGACATTTCCCGGCTCGATCAGGCTGCGGTCAAGCCGGACGTTGCCTCGTACCGCCTCGACGAACTGCTCGGGCCGCTGGTGTCGGAGTTCCAGTCCGTCGCCCAGGCGGCCGGCTTGAACCTGCGGGTGCGCATGGCCGATTGTGCCATCAGCACCGACTTGCGCCTGATGACGCGGATCCTGCGCAACTTCCTCAGCAATGCCTGCCGCTACACCGATGAAGGCAGCATCCTGCTGGCGGCAAGGCGTCGGGGCGAGATGTTGCGCCTGGAGGTCTGGGACACCGGGCGTGGCATCGCCGCCGACCGGCTCGACTCGATCTTCCTCGAGTTCAACCAGCTGGACGTCGGCCGCGCCGCCGACCGCAAGGGCGTGGGCCTGGGGCTGGCGATTGTCGAGCGCATCGCCAAGATCCTTGGCTACAGGATCGGCGTGTACTCGTTGCCGGGGCGGGGTTCGATGTTCAGCATCGAGGTGCCGATATCCGATGAGGTTCCGCTGCCCGTGAGCCAGGCGGTGCCACAACCGGGCACCGGCAACCCGCTGCCGGGCCGCCGTTTACTGGTGATCGACAACGAAGTGAGCATTCTCGACAGCATGAGCGCGTTGCTCGGGCAGTGGGGCTGCGACGTTCTGGTCGCCACCGATGAAGAGGCTGCGCTGGCGGCGCTACGCGGGCAGGCGCCGGAACTGATTCTCGCGGACTATCACCTCGATCACGGGGTGGTCGGCTGTGATGTGGTGCGACATTTGCGCGAGCATTTTCACCAGGACATTCCCGCGGTGATCATTACCGCCGACCGCACCGACCATTGTCGGCGTGCGTTGCAGCGGCTCAACGCACCCTTGCTGAACAAACCGGTGAAGCCCGGCAAGTTGCGAGCGGTGTTGAGTCAATTGTTGGGGGCATCTGCCTGA
- the pqqC gene encoding pyrroloquinoline-quinone synthase PqqC, which yields MTDTAMSPTEFEAALRAKGAYYHIHHPFHQAMYAGRASREQIQGWVANRFYYQVNIPLKDAAILANCPDRDVRREWLQRIIDHDGVPGSEGGIEAWLRLGEAVGLDREQILSQELVLPGVRFAVDAYVNFARRACWQEAASSSLTELFAPQIHQSRLDAWPTHYPWIDAAGYDYFRTRLSQARRDVEHGLRITLVHYVTAEGQQRMLEILQFKLDVLWSMLDAMSMAYELGRQPYHTVTGDNVWHRGIAL from the coding sequence ATGACTGACACCGCCATGTCCCCCACAGAATTCGAAGCCGCCCTGCGCGCCAAGGGCGCCTACTACCACATCCATCATCCCTTCCACCAAGCCATGTACGCCGGTCGCGCCAGCCGCGAGCAGATCCAGGGCTGGGTCGCCAATCGCTTCTACTATCAGGTCAACATCCCCCTGAAGGACGCCGCGATTCTCGCCAACTGCCCGGACCGCGACGTGCGCCGGGAATGGCTGCAACGGATTATCGACCACGACGGCGTCCCCGGCAGCGAGGGCGGTATCGAAGCCTGGCTGCGCCTGGGCGAAGCCGTGGGGCTGGATCGCGAGCAGATTCTGTCCCAGGAACTGGTGCTACCCGGTGTGCGTTTCGCCGTGGACGCCTACGTCAATTTCGCCCGTCGCGCCTGCTGGCAGGAAGCGGCCAGCAGTTCGCTGACCGAACTCTTTGCCCCACAGATCCATCAGTCGCGACTCGACGCCTGGCCGACCCATTACCCGTGGATCGACGCTGCTGGCTACGACTATTTCCGCACGCGCCTGAGCCAGGCGCGGCGCGATGTCGAGCATGGCTTGCGCATCACCCTGGTGCACTACGTGACCGCCGAGGGGCAGCAACGCATGCTGGAGATCCTGCAGTTCAAGCTCGACGTGCTGTGGAGCATGCTCGATGCCATGAGCATGGCCTACGAGCTTGGGCGCCAGCCGTATCACACGGTCACCGGCGACAACGTCTGGCACCGGGGGATCGCCCTGTGA
- the pqqB gene encoding pyrroloquinoline quinone biosynthesis protein PqqB, whose product MHIRVLGSAAGGGFPQWNCNCRQCAGVRNGSLRAQRRTQSSIALSDDGVEWVLCNASPDIRAQLESFAPLQPARRLRDSAIAGIVLLDSQIDHCTGLLSLREGCPHDVWCTERVHQDLSSGFPLFNMLGHWNGGLHWQPVGLERQPFSIPACGHLQFRAIPLVSNAPPYSPNRGNPQPGDTVGLFIEDLRNGASLFYAPGLGRIDDEVLGWMRRADCLLLDGTLWRDDEMRICEVGQSLGSEMGHLPQSGPGGMLEVLEGFNRQRKVLIHINNTNPILDEDSAERALLERRGIEVAYDGMSIEL is encoded by the coding sequence ATGCACATCCGCGTTCTCGGTTCCGCCGCTGGCGGTGGTTTCCCGCAGTGGAATTGCAACTGCCGCCAGTGCGCCGGTGTGCGCAATGGCAGCCTGCGGGCCCAGCGCCGTACGCAGTCGTCGATTGCCCTGAGTGACGACGGCGTGGAGTGGGTGCTGTGCAACGCGTCACCGGACATTCGCGCGCAACTCGAGAGTTTTGCGCCATTGCAACCGGCGCGGCGCCTGCGTGACAGCGCCATCGCCGGCATCGTGCTGCTCGACAGCCAGATCGACCATTGCACCGGTTTGCTCAGCCTGCGCGAAGGCTGCCCGCATGACGTTTGGTGCACCGAGCGTGTGCACCAGGACCTGAGCAGCGGTTTCCCGTTGTTCAACATGCTCGGACACTGGAACGGTGGGTTGCACTGGCAACCGGTCGGTCTTGAGCGTCAGCCATTCAGCATCCCGGCCTGCGGGCATTTGCAATTTCGCGCGATTCCTCTGGTGAGCAACGCACCGCCGTATTCGCCCAATCGCGGCAACCCGCAACCGGGCGACACCGTTGGCCTGTTCATTGAGGACCTGCGCAACGGTGCCTCGCTGTTCTATGCCCCGGGCCTTGGTCGAATCGACGATGAAGTTCTGGGCTGGATGCGGCGTGCCGATTGCCTGCTGCTGGATGGCACCCTGTGGCGCGACGACGAGATGCGTATCTGCGAAGTCGGCCAGAGCCTGGGCAGCGAAATGGGGCACCTCCCACAAAGCGGCCCCGGCGGGATGCTTGAAGTGCTGGAGGGTTTCAACCGCCAGCGCAAGGTGCTGATCCACATCAACAACACCAATCCGATCCTCGATGAAGACTCGGCCGAGCGGGCGCTGCTGGAGCGGCGGGGGATTGAAGTGGCTTATGACGGCATGAGTATTGAGCTGTAG
- the ercA gene encoding alcohol dehydrogenase-like regulatory protein ErcA, giving the protein MSQSLNQLRKFVSPEIIFGAGSRHSVGNYAKTFGARKVLVVSDPGVIAAGWVADVEASLQALGIQYCLYSDVSPNPRVEEVMLGAELYRENHCDVIVAVGGGSPMDCGKGIGIVVAHGRSILDFEGVDTIRVPSPPLILIPTTAGTSADVSQFVIISNQQERMKFSIVSKAVVPDVSLIDPETTLSMDPFLSACTGIDALVHAIEAFVSTGHGPLTDPHALEAMRLINGNLVQMIANPSDIALREKIMLGSMQAGLAFSNAILGAVHAMSHSLGGFLDLPHGLCNAVLVEHVVAFNYNSAPDRFKVIAETFGIDCRGLNHRQICGRLVEHLIALKHAIGFHETLGLHGVRTSDIPFLSQHAMHDPCILTNPRESSQRDVEVVYGEAL; this is encoded by the coding sequence ATGAGCCAGAGTCTCAACCAGCTGCGCAAATTCGTTTCCCCTGAAATCATCTTCGGTGCCGGTAGCCGGCACAGTGTCGGCAATTACGCCAAGACCTTTGGCGCACGTAAGGTCCTGGTGGTCAGTGACCCCGGTGTGATTGCCGCCGGCTGGGTCGCCGATGTCGAGGCCAGCCTGCAAGCGCTGGGCATCCAGTATTGCCTGTACTCCGATGTCTCGCCCAACCCTCGGGTCGAAGAGGTGATGCTCGGCGCCGAGCTGTACCGGGAAAACCACTGCGACGTGATCGTCGCCGTCGGTGGCGGCAGCCCGATGGACTGCGGCAAAGGCATCGGCATCGTCGTCGCCCATGGCCGCAGCATTCTCGATTTCGAGGGCGTGGACACCATCCGCGTGCCCAGCCCGCCGCTGATCCTGATTCCGACCACTGCCGGCACCTCGGCCGATGTCTCGCAATTCGTGATCATTTCCAACCAGCAGGAGCGCATGAAGTTCTCCATCGTCAGCAAGGCCGTGGTGCCGGACGTTTCGCTGATCGACCCGGAAACCACCCTGAGCATGGATCCGTTCCTGTCGGCCTGTACCGGCATCGACGCGTTGGTGCATGCCATCGAGGCCTTCGTGTCCACCGGCCACGGGCCGCTGACCGATCCCCACGCGCTGGAGGCGATGCGCCTGATCAATGGCAACCTGGTGCAAATGATCGCCAACCCGAGCGACATTGCCCTGCGCGAGAAGATCATGCTGGGCAGCATGCAGGCCGGGCTGGCGTTTTCCAACGCGATTCTCGGCGCGGTGCATGCCATGTCCCACAGCCTCGGCGGCTTTCTCGATCTGCCCCACGGCCTGTGCAACGCGGTGCTGGTCGAGCACGTGGTGGCCTTCAATTACAACTCGGCGCCAGATCGCTTCAAGGTGATCGCCGAGACCTTCGGCATCGACTGCCGAGGCCTGAATCACCGGCAGATCTGCGGGCGCCTGGTCGAACACCTGATCGCCCTCAAGCACGCCATCGGCTTTCACGAAACCCTCGGTTTGCATGGCGTCAGGACCTCGGACATTCCGTTCCTGTCGCAGCATGCGATGCACGACCCGTGCATCCTGACCAACCCGCGTGAATCCAGCCAGCGTGATGTCGAGGTCGTCTATGGCGAAGCCCTCTGA
- the pqqD gene encoding pyrroloquinoline quinone biosynthesis peptide chaperone PqqD: MSLIDRQQSPALRRGFRLQWEPRQDCHVLLYPEGMIKLNASAGQILDLVDGQRSVAAIIERLSANFPGVPGIDEDVLAFLEVAHAQFWIE; encoded by the coding sequence GTGAGCCTGATCGATCGCCAGCAGTCACCGGCCTTGCGTCGCGGTTTTCGGCTGCAATGGGAGCCCCGTCAGGACTGCCACGTGCTGCTGTACCCCGAAGGCATGATCAAGCTCAACGCCAGTGCCGGACAGATTCTAGACCTGGTGGATGGCCAGCGCAGCGTGGCGGCGATCATTGAGCGATTGAGCGCGAATTTCCCCGGGGTACCCGGGATCGACGAAGACGTGCTGGCGTTTCTGGAGGTGGCCCATGCGCAATTCTGGATCGAGTGA